The Aliidongia dinghuensis genome contains the following window.
GCCGCGCGATAGGCGATCGGCCGAGCCTATCGGTGAGCGAGTCGTTCTTGGGTCAGGCCGCCGGAACACACGGAACAGTGGGGATCCACAGGCGATGTTCTCGGACTTGAACCGTCGAATCCGGCAGGAACGCTAGGCCCTCTGGTACATGAAACGCCAGGAACACCGATTTCGATCTATGCCAAGCGATGGCGATCGATTGCCACGCGTCAGTCAGCCGCTCGACGCATCGACGCGACGTTCGTCGGCTGGACCAAGCCCATATTCCCGAAATGAGCCCGCACGGTGTCCGCCACGTAGTTCTTCGACATGTGGCCGTAGTGCTTCTCAACCATGCGCGTGTCCGAATGCCCGAGCTGGGCCGCCACTACGGGCAAAGGCGCCCCAGCCATCACCAAACGACTTGCATATGAGTGGCGAAGCTCGTGAAACGTCAGTTTGCCAAGCTTCGCCGCTTTGACCGCGTCCGCGAAAGGCCGCTTCTGGTGCGACACGCCCCAGGCGTCTCCGTCTGCCCGAGCGAACATGCGATTGGCCGCGGTCTTTCCGGCCGTCCTGTCCGCGAAAAAGCTCTTTCCCTCGTCGCTCAGAACGATATGCCGCGCCTTTCCACCCTTCGAGAACCGAATATGGACGGTGCCGGCATCGGGGTTGAAGTCTCCAACCGTCAGAACGACCAATTCGCCATAGCGCGCGCCCGTCAGCAACGCCGCCTGCACCAACGGTCGAAAATCCTTGTCGCAGGCATTGACGAGGCGCTGCGCCTCTTGGTCGTTCAGGTAGCGGACACGAGCAGCATCCACCTCACGGAATGGCTTAACCGTGCGCCATGCCTCATCGGTCGCGGTCTTGCGATCGGCCATCGCGTGATTGAGGGCGGCCTTCAGGATCGTCAGGACACGATTCGCGGTTGAGCGTCGGCGCCGCACACCTTCCGGCGTCTCATCTTTCTCCCGAAAGTTCTGCTCCTTGCCGGGCTTGGTCCGCAGCCGGGCTGGTGTTGTGCTAAGGGCCTCGTGCCAGTTTTCGATTTTGCGCCGAGTGAGTTTGCTAAGGGCGATCGACCCGAGTGGAGGAACGATGAGTGCGTCGATAGACGATTGCATCGTATCGGCTGCCTTGCCACCGCGGCGCTTATAGGCCGTCGCGTAATCGGTGAGCGCATCCTTGACGGTATAGGGACCGGTGGGCGCCACAGCTTCCTCGAAGCCGCGCGCCGCAAGCTTGAACCAGTCATCAGCTCGGCGCTGTGCTTCGGCATAGCTTAGAACCAGCGCGCCGCCGTCGCTATCCATAGCGTCATCAGCGGCACCGAGGGCGTGATAGTGCTGCTTACCGGCATCGTCACGAAAACGGGCGATCCAATTGCCACCCCTGGCGCTCTTGCGATACCCGAGCGCGCAGCCTTTGGAAATCACTACCCAATGCGGCTCGCGCCGAATTTCCAGCTTGTCTCGGCCGGAACGGCTATCGAGCTTGGCATTTCGAACTGTTCTCGCCACGGCAACGCCTCACCGACATCATCGCGTCGGACTAACCCAGCGCGTACGGAAATCATACGGAAAATATGTGACCTGACGCAAGTGGACGACGGTAGATTCAAACTCGTTTGACTCCAATCAACTACGTTTGAAATGGTGATCCCTATGGACGTTCTCGGACACCATTTTGGCCGTGTTCCAGCCCTCTCACGGCGGGAACAGGGGTTCGACTCCCCTAGGGGACGCCAATCAAAAAGCCAGGCAATGCCTGGCTTTTTTGCTTTCTGAGCTCGGCCTGAGCACCGCAAGAACCCTCATTTCCCAAAAAGCCGATGCTGGATGCTGCTGGATACCTCTGAACGCCAGCGAAGCCACCGCCTATGGGCGCGTCTAGTCAAAAAAGTTGGCGAAGTTACGGGGAAGGATTAAAGTATTTGCCCCCTTTTCCGAGATGGGAAGGAAGCAGCAGTAGCTCGCGGTGCTGAAGGCCGTTGGAGCTCTCTTCGGCTATTCAGAGTTCCTCCTGGACTCGACGTCGCGAAGGCAGAGGCTGCGCGTCACGGGACAAGTTGGCCTGAAAGCAGGGGAATTGTCCTGGAATGGGAGGACAATATGGCTGTTCGAATTCCGACGGACTTCCGGCGCGTGATTGTCGCCGCTTCGGTTGGAAACGTCATCGAATGGTATGACTTCTATATCTTCGGAAGCCTGGCCGCGGTTCTGTCGGTCAAGTTCTTCGAAAAGAGCCATCCGGTAGCGGCCCTGCTGAGCACGATTGCGCTGTTCACCGCGGGATTCCTGATCCGTCCTTTGGGGGCATTCCTCTTCGGATGGATGGGTGACCGGATCGGCCGCAAATACACATTCCTCATTACGCTCAGCGGAATGGGACTGGGCACGGGGGCGATCGGGCTGATCCCGACCTACGAGTCGATCGGTCTGACCGCTGCGTTCGTTCTCTTCGGGTTGCGGATGATCCAGGGCCTGTGCCTTGGCGGCGAGTATGGCGGCGCGATAACCTACGTCGCCGAGCATGTCCCGGACGAACGCCGCGGCTACTACACCGGCTGGCTGCAGACCTCTCCGACCATCGGGATCGTGGTGTCGTTGGCCGTGATCATCGTGACACGCACCTATTTCGGCAATCAGGCCTTCGAGCAAGGGGGATGGCGCGTGCCGTTCCTGATTTCCTTCCTGCTGGTAGCCATCGCAATCTACATCCGGTTCCGGCTCCAGGAGACGCCGATCTTCCAGGAGATCAAGGCCAAGGGACAGATGACCAAGAACCCCTGGAAGGAGGCCTTCCTCAGCGCCAACATCAAATACGTCGGGATTGCCAGCATTGTCGTGATCGGAGAGGGCGTGGTCTGGTACAGCGGCCAGTTCTGGGCGTTGTACTTTCTGCAGCAGGTTTCCAAGGTGGACCCGCTGACCTCCGCCTACATCGTCGGAGGCGCGCTGCTCATCGCGACGCCCACCCTGATCCTGTTCGGCTGGCTGTCCGACATCATCGGCCGGAAACCCGTGATCCTGGCAGGCTTCGTGCTCGCGGCGGTTACCTATTATCCGCTGTATTCCTGGCTCGGAGCGGTGACGCAGCCGGGCAATATCAACTACGCGATCGCGGTCTTCATCGTCGCGATCCTCGTGTCCTATGTCGGGATGGTGTATGGGCCGATCGGGGCATTCCTGGCAGAATATTTCCCCGGCACGATCCGCTACACCTCGGTGTCGGTGCCGTATCACATCGGCAATGGCTGGGGTGGCGGCTTGGTGCCGTTTATCACCACGGCAGCATTCCAGGCGACGGGCAGCCTCGGCAATGCGCTGATCTACCCGATTGCGGTTCCTGCGGTGTGCTTCGTACTCTGCCTCTTCCTAATGCCGGAGACCCGTAAAATCAGCATTTGGGAGCCGATGGCGACTAAGGCTGCATCCTAGAGCGCGTTTCACGGAATGAGTGGAACGCCAAGCGATCCCCTCATTCCGATCCAGCTCTAGCAGAGGTTGCCCATATGCGGCGGCGCTTGGCGCCGTCGCTGGCTTGCTTGAAGCCCGGGGGCCGGTGCTCCACCTCCAATGGTTTCGTGCGCCGTCGGCGCAGCTGCCCAATGAGGAGGGGAGAATGTACAAGAATATCCTCATCCCGACTGATGGTTCAGAGCTTTCTGGGAAGGCAGTCGACGGCGGCATTGCGCTGGCCAAGGCGATCGGCGCAGACGTGACGGCGCTGACCGTCTCGCCCCCATTTCATGTTCTCACGATCGACAGGGAGATGATCGAGAGCACGCCAGCCGCGTATAAGACGCGCATGCACGAACATGCATCGAAGATCCTCGATGCCGTGGCAAGCGCGGCCGCAGCGGCGGGGATCCCGTGCGACGCGATCCATGTCGAGCACAGGCATCCCTACGAGGCAATCATCGATACCGCCAACTCGAGAGGCTGCGACCTCATCGTCATGGCTTCCCACGGACGCCATGGCGTCTCGGCACTCGTTCTCGGCAGCGAGACGGTCAAGGTGCTGACACACTCCCAGATACCCGTTCTCGTCCATCGCTGAGCAAGAACGGGGTGAAGCTTGCCGGCATCCAGCAGACGGTCGCCGCATCCCGCCCCGCGGCGCAGATCGGCCTCACCGTCGCCGCGGCCCCGTGAAAGAGGGAGCAAGACCCCTTCGCGACCAGAATCGGACGGGACGAGGGCATCATCAAATACCGAGGTTGGTTTCAAAAATGTGCCTAT
Protein-coding sequences here:
- a CDS encoding tyrosine-type recombinase/integrase produces the protein MARTVRNAKLDSRSGRDKLEIRREPHWVVISKGCALGYRKSARGGNWIARFRDDAGKQHYHALGAADDAMDSDGGALVLSYAEAQRRADDWFKLAARGFEEAVAPTGPYTVKDALTDYATAYKRRGGKAADTMQSSIDALIVPPLGSIALSKLTRRKIENWHEALSTTPARLRTKPGKEQNFREKDETPEGVRRRRSTANRVLTILKAALNHAMADRKTATDEAWRTVKPFREVDAARVRYLNDQEAQRLVNACDKDFRPLVQAALLTGARYGELVVLTVGDFNPDAGTVHIRFSKGGKARHIVLSDEGKSFFADRTAGKTAANRMFARADGDAWGVSHQKRPFADAVKAAKLGKLTFHELRHSYASRLVMAGAPLPVVAAQLGHSDTRMVEKHYGHMSKNYVADTVRAHFGNMGLVQPTNVASMRRAAD
- a CDS encoding MFS transporter, coding for MAVRIPTDFRRVIVAASVGNVIEWYDFYIFGSLAAVLSVKFFEKSHPVAALLSTIALFTAGFLIRPLGAFLFGWMGDRIGRKYTFLITLSGMGLGTGAIGLIPTYESIGLTAAFVLFGLRMIQGLCLGGEYGGAITYVAEHVPDERRGYYTGWLQTSPTIGIVVSLAVIIVTRTYFGNQAFEQGGWRVPFLISFLLVAIAIYIRFRLQETPIFQEIKAKGQMTKNPWKEAFLSANIKYVGIASIVVIGEGVVWYSGQFWALYFLQQVSKVDPLTSAYIVGGALLIATPTLILFGWLSDIIGRKPVILAGFVLAAVTYYPLYSWLGAVTQPGNINYAIAVFIVAILVSYVGMVYGPIGAFLAEYFPGTIRYTSVSVPYHIGNGWGGGLVPFITTAAFQATGSLGNALIYPIAVPAVCFVLCLFLMPETRKISIWEPMATKAAS
- a CDS encoding universal stress protein, which codes for MYKNILIPTDGSELSGKAVDGGIALAKAIGADVTALTVSPPFHVLTIDREMIESTPAAYKTRMHEHASKILDAVASAAAAAGIPCDAIHVEHRHPYEAIIDTANSRGCDLIVMASHGRHGVSALVLGSETVKVLTHSQIPVLVHR